The following is a genomic window from Prevotella sp. E13-17.
GCGTCCTGTCACTATAGGATCGCTGGACTCCAGCAACTGCTCAGCTGCCGACAGGTCACTGAGAATAGAGTCGGTGACAACCCGTACAGACAGTTGTGGGAACACACGGTAGGTCAGCGCCTTGCAGTAAGGGATTGACATCTGGTCGGGGTTCACCTCAAAGCTAACGCCAAAGCACCGCAACAAGTCGAAGTGCAAGAAGGCACGCAGTGCCAGAGCCTCACCCTTAATCACGTCAAAGTTGTCTTCCGAGAAGAGTCGCTTGTTGCCATCAATATGTGCCAACAAGTTGTTGACATTGGCAATCCCGCTATAGTTGGTATTCCATATACCACGAAGATAGCCTGTTGTTACCGAGGCATCATAATTATAGGCAGCGGCGTCATCATATTGCGTAGAGTAGTAGAAGTCCCACTCCTGTCCCAGCACACCAATAAAACCATAGGTCAGCTCCTTACTATACGTATTTGCAGACACCATCGACGAATACACACCTGCCAAAGCCTCCTTATAGCCACTCTCCGTCTCAAACAACTCGGTATCCTCTACCTGCGAACGAGGCTGCACATCGAGCCAGTCGTTGCAAGCACTGACAACGGGCATCAGCAGGACGCCCATCATGATTATCAGCAAGTCTTTCTGTATCTTTTTCATCTTCTTTCCTTGTTAGTTTTTTAAAATGTTGCTGTCAACGAGAACGAGAATGTTCGTGCATAGGGATAGCCCAAGCCGCGTTCAGCCTTGACCGACGACAGGTGGAACACGTCGTTCACATAGCATGTCAGACGCAGACGTTCCAGTTTGGCGCGGTGCAGCCACGAGCAATACTTAAAGTCATAATAGGCTGAGATAGTTGTCAGGTCGAGCATATTATTGCGCATCACAAAGCGCGTAGAGGCATACGTCGTGGTGGGCGTGCTCGAGATATGCTTATAGAGAGCCACATCGCCGGGTGAGTTCCACGTGTCGCTGAACACACGCTTATCTACGTTGTTGGCCACGTTCACATTCTCTACACGATCCACCAGCGTCTGGTTGTAGTAGTCGCCACCCATCTGGTAGCTAAACAGCAGACTGCCACCGATACCACGATACTCGCCATTGACGCCAAAGGTGCCATGCACTTTGGGATTACTGTCGCCAGCCACAATATAGTCATCGGTGGTGTAATCATAGGTTGACGTGCCATCTTTCTTTTGAAACAACTCACGACCGGTTGCAGGATCGATACCCAGCGAGCGCACGGCCCAGATGGCCGTCATAGACTGTCCTTCCTCATAGCGAATGATGGGCGAACTGGTCTTCTCTGCGTCCTGCTCACGATTGAACGAGCGCAGGGCATCGCTAATCTTTGTCACCTTATTTATATTATGGGCCACGCTACCCGTCACACTCAAGAATGACTGTTCCTTTTGGTAAAGACGCCAGTTGGCTGTGGCCTCTACACCTCTGTTTACAACATTACCCAAGTTTTCCATATAAGAGCTGAAGCCCGTTGAGGTCGGTATAGACATGGCGATGAGCGCATCACGCGTCTTACTGTCGTAATAGTCGAAACGCAGGTTCACCTTGCTGGCGATACCCAGGTCCAGACCCACGGTGAAGTCGCCCGTCTGTTGCCATTTCAGGTTCTCGTTGGGCATAGCCATCAAGTAGGCGCCTGAGATGTTATCGTAAACGATGGCATCATAGAACTTATAGGTGGCTTTCGACTGATATGGCGAGAAGTTCTGGTTACCTGTCAGACCATAGGTAACACGCAGTTTACAGAGTGTCAGCCACTTGACGTCGGCCATGAACTTTTCCTTATGCAGGTTCCATCCCGTGCCTAAGCTCCAGAATGTACCCCAACGGTTGTTACGTCCGAACACCGAAGAGCCGTTCAGACGCAAGCTGGCATCCAACAGATAGCGTTCGTCGTAAGAATAGTTGACGGCACCCGTCAAGCCCAGCGAACGCGTGGTCGTCTCTGTTCCAGATGGCACCCCACCCTCGGCATACTGCTTGGCAAACGTGATATGATCCACATGATTATTCAAGAAGCCCCATGCTGTCATTCCCTCAGAAGACGACTGTGCCGATTGCAGCGAATAGGCCGCGTTGCTCAACAGCATATGCTTGCCCCAACGATGGGTGTAGTGTCCCGTCACATCGACAGAGATGCTGTTGCTCTCACCATTGGTGATCGCATAGCTACCACGCTGGAAGTAGCGATCGCCCGTCCATGTAGTGAAGCGGGTATGGTCGCCAGGATAGAAGTCCTCACGCTTATTGTTCTGGTGGGTGTAACCCAGTCGGGCGGTAAAACGCAGATCATCGTTAGGACGATATTCCAAATAGAAGTTCTCCGACACCTCGGTATAGTTCGAGAAGTTCTTGGTTCCTATCGAAGCATTATACAGAGGGTTATAGAACGTCTGCGTACTGCCATTTGCGCCCGGCGAGGTATAGGTGCCCAGCACCTTCAACAGGTTGCCATTATCGTCATACGGACGGAAGTATGGGTTCACGCTGACATAGTCAGAGAAACTGCCGTATGGGCTGTCATCAGCACGGTTCCCCGTCACCGTCAGTGAGTTGCGAAACATCCACTGCTGATAGCGATACGACAGATTGACGTTGCCCGACACGGTGCGTCGGCCCGACTTCTTCATCACGCCCTCAATATTATTATACATGACGCTGGCCGAGTAGCGCATCTCTTGCGTGCCGCCCTCCAGATAGGCCGTGTGCTTCTGACCAACACCCGTACGCAGGGGCTGCGACAACCAATAGGTATCAATACCTCTGGCCACGTTAGCCACCAGTTCGTTGTACTGTTCGTCCAGTTGCGACTGGAAGTAGGGCGAAGATGCCGTATAGCGACCGGACTTCTTCTCTACCGCCAGTTTCTCGGCAGCGTTACACAAGTTATAGGAGGTCAGGTCTGGCGCCTCAATGCTCAGGTCGCCCGTATAGGTGATGCGCAACTTGCCAGCCTCGGGCTGCACAGTCTCTACGACCACCACACCATTGCTCGCCTTCGAGCCATAGATGGCTTTGGCTGCACCATCTTTCAAAATAGTCACCGACTTAATGCGATTGATGTCGAGGTCGAAGATCTGCTGCTGCGTAGCCTCGAAGCCATCAAGTATGAACAGTGGAGCATTAGGATTACCACTATAGTCGCCCTGCAGGCCGCCAAACGAGGCATTACCACGCAACGTGATGTCGCTCATGAAGTTGGGGTTCGAGCCGTTAATGCTATTCATGTCAACCACAAAGGCAGGATCAAGTGCCTGAACGGCTTTCAGCACGTTGGCGCTGGTCACCTGTTTCAACTCATCCTTCGTGTAGGACGAGGCAGACCCCGTAAACGTAGATGACTTATGGTCAAACAGACCTGTCACCACGACTTCGCTGAGTCGATTATCTTCATGAAGCACAATTTGCAGATTGGTCAGAGGGCGCTTGCCATCATACTTCTTGGTTTGCGTCACCATGCCCACATACGAGTAATCCACCGTGATGGTAGTGCCTTTAGGCACGTTCAGCGTGAAGCGTCCTTTTTCATCGGCCACAGCACCACCTTTAATCTCGCGCACGTAAACATTAGCGCCTTGCAGCGGTTCACCTTGATTGTCAATGATTACACCCTTCAAGACCACATTTCCAACTGCATCTACTGCCTGAATGGTGGGTTTCACCGTCTGCATGGGAATAGAGGTTGGCTTATTTTCTTGAGCTGAAACATTTCCCCCGAGGATTCCAATAAATACTATTAATAAAAGAGGTTTGTAATGTAGATCCTTGATCATCATAGCTATCTTGCGTTTATGTCGGGTACAAAGGTAATACTTTTTTGGTGTGCAAATTACAATTTGATAGTTTTTTTTCAAAAATACCAAACATTTGGTATAAAAATTAAATTTGGAGTATCGGATTATTTTTCGTACTTTTGCACGAAATTAGAATAAGAAGTAGTTATTTTTAGTTATGAAGCAAAAGATTACTATCGTGAAAGTAGGCGGTGCCGTGGTCGAAGACGAGGCGCAACTGGCACAGCTTTTACGTGATTTCACTGCTATCCAAGGGCCTAAGATTCTGGTTCACGGCGGTGGTCGCAAAGCCACAAAGATAGCCGAACGACTGGACATCGAGACGAAGATGGTGGATGGTCGCCGCATCACCGATGCCGACATGCTCGAGGTGGTGACCATGGTGTATGGCGGACTGGTCAACAAGAACATCGTGGCACGTCTGCAGGCACTGGGTGCCGATGCCTTGGGACTGACAGGTGCCGATGGCAATATTCTCCTTTCAGTCAAGCGTCCCTTGAAGAATGGCATTGACTATGGCTTTGTGGGCGATGTCAAAGAGGCCAATGGTCGCAAAATAGCCCATTTCATCGAGGCAGGCCTCATCCCCGTCATTGCCCCGCTGACCCACGATGGACAGGGACACATGCTCAACACCAATGCCGACACGATGGCTTCAGAGACCGCCAAGGCCATGGCTGCCGCAGGTTTCGACGTGACCCTCATCTTTGCCTTCGAGAAGCCTGGTGTGCTTCGCAATCCCGACGACGACCTGTCGGTCATCAGCAACATCACCCATGCCGACTTCGAGACCTACAAGGCTGACGGAACCATCAGCGGTGGCATGCTGCCGAAAATTGAAAACGCACTCTCTGCCATCGATGCTGGCGTAGAGCGCGTTATCATTACCAAGGCCACAGCCATCGACGGACAGCACGGCACGGTCATCACGCAGTAAGCACCCGTCAGCAGGTCAGCACTCTGCTGAAGGCGAAAAGGCATACAAAAGAAATAGCCGACGAGAGATTCCCGCCGGCTATTTCTTTTATCTTACTTAAATAACTATTATTGCACCTTACCGTCCACACATACAAGTTTGATAACTTTGACGGTCTTTTCCAGCTTCACGTCGTCGATGAAGAAAGACACGGTGAACGACTTGCCAGCAAATGCCTCGTTAATATCAGCAGCGTTGGTCTTGATCAGTCCTTCTACTATTTGAGATACAGTGCTGAGCTTCATGTTTTCGAACTCATCACCGCCATCGATAATATCGTCAATGGTCTTTTCCAGAGCATCCACTTCATCGTCTGACAGATTACCCTGATCAGTCACTTCATAGAACAAATAATAAGAACTGGGCTGTTCTTCTTCGTCATCATCACTGCATGAAGCTACTCCAAAACTCAATACTGCTACCATCAAGATGGCCAGCAAACTCCAAATTTTCTTGTTCATTGTTAAATGTTTAAATTAGTATATTAATAAAAATAAGTTAGATTCACTTTCCTCATAAAAACACGAAAGCCTCGGGTGTTATGAAAAACAGTTCATATGATGTATTTCCTGTCTCTTTTTATCCATTAGGTTCGCGTCTTCTTTCGGTTGGCAAAAGTATTAAAAAAAAATGAGAGCACAAAATTTTTCCAAGGATTATTTTTTAATTTTTAGGGAAAATCGCTATTCTCCTCAAGAAATTCTCTCTTTCATGTTCATTTTATTCAAAATTCGGGCATTTCTTTCTGGCCTTTTCAATTATCATCTTATATAAATAAGTCCAAAAAGCAAGATAAGAGCACCCCTAAAACGTCAAAAAACTGGAGTATCATTGCAAACTTTCATGCCAGAAAAGCAGGAACGGGTTTTTAATCCATCCGATGAATCAAAAACCCGTTCTTTCCTTTTATTTCTATCGTCACAGGTGCTTTTTCAACCTATTTCTTTTTAGGTTTGCGGCGGGCCCAGCCCTCTTCACTGAAGTCGGGCTC
Proteins encoded in this region:
- a CDS encoding SusC/RagA family TonB-linked outer membrane protein encodes the protein MMIKDLHYKPLLLIVFIGILGGNVSAQENKPTSIPMQTVKPTIQAVDAVGNVVLKGVIIDNQGEPLQGANVYVREIKGGAVADEKGRFTLNVPKGTTITVDYSYVGMVTQTKKYDGKRPLTNLQIVLHEDNRLSEVVVTGLFDHKSSTFTGSASSYTKDELKQVTSANVLKAVQALDPAFVVDMNSINGSNPNFMSDITLRGNASFGGLQGDYSGNPNAPLFILDGFEATQQQIFDLDINRIKSVTILKDGAAKAIYGSKASNGVVVVETVQPEAGKLRITYTGDLSIEAPDLTSYNLCNAAEKLAVEKKSGRYTASSPYFQSQLDEQYNELVANVARGIDTYWLSQPLRTGVGQKHTAYLEGGTQEMRYSASVMYNNIEGVMKKSGRRTVSGNVNLSYRYQQWMFRNSLTVTGNRADDSPYGSFSDYVSVNPYFRPYDDNGNLLKVLGTYTSPGANGSTQTFYNPLYNASIGTKNFSNYTEVSENFYLEYRPNDDLRFTARLGYTHQNNKREDFYPGDHTRFTTWTGDRYFQRGSYAITNGESNSISVDVTGHYTHRWGKHMLLSNAAYSLQSAQSSSEGMTAWGFLNNHVDHITFAKQYAEGGVPSGTETTTRSLGLTGAVNYSYDERYLLDASLRLNGSSVFGRNNRWGTFWSLGTGWNLHKEKFMADVKWLTLCKLRVTYGLTGNQNFSPYQSKATYKFYDAIVYDNISGAYLMAMPNENLKWQQTGDFTVGLDLGIASKVNLRFDYYDSKTRDALIAMSIPTSTGFSSYMENLGNVVNRGVEATANWRLYQKEQSFLSVTGSVAHNINKVTKISDALRSFNREQDAEKTSSPIIRYEEGQSMTAIWAVRSLGIDPATGRELFQKKDGTSTYDYTTDDYIVAGDSNPKVHGTFGVNGEYRGIGGSLLFSYQMGGDYYNQTLVDRVENVNVANNVDKRVFSDTWNSPGDVALYKHISSTPTTTYASTRFVMRNNMLDLTTISAYYDFKYCSWLHRAKLERLRLTCYVNDVFHLSSVKAERGLGYPYARTFSFSLTATF
- the argB gene encoding acetylglutamate kinase, with translation MKQKITIVKVGGAVVEDEAQLAQLLRDFTAIQGPKILVHGGGRKATKIAERLDIETKMVDGRRITDADMLEVVTMVYGGLVNKNIVARLQALGADALGLTGADGNILLSVKRPLKNGIDYGFVGDVKEANGRKIAHFIEAGLIPVIAPLTHDGQGHMLNTNADTMASETAKAMAAAGFDVTLIFAFEKPGVLRNPDDDLSVISNITHADFETYKADGTISGGMLPKIENALSAIDAGVERVIITKATAIDGQHGTVITQ